In a single window of the Aridibaculum aurantiacum genome:
- a CDS encoding ClpP family protease translates to MITSKYIVNPFVMDEDDEKPKEDTSTSPETKVLAKKLEKQFFEKRAVYLWGVVDDKSARDIVTKLLLLESDKPGEEIKFYINSPGGVVTSGMVIYDTMRMISSPVSTICMGLAASMGSIILSAGVKGKRSIFPHGEVMIHQPSLGGYYQGTSADLEIQAIQTQKTKELGARILAENCDKSFEQIMKDFDRDYWMDAKEAVEYGIADSILEKL, encoded by the coding sequence ATGATCACTTCAAAATATATAGTAAATCCATTTGTGATGGATGAGGACGACGAGAAACCAAAAGAAGATACTTCTACCTCGCCTGAAACGAAAGTATTGGCCAAAAAACTAGAAAAGCAATTTTTTGAAAAAAGGGCTGTATACCTCTGGGGCGTAGTAGATGATAAAAGTGCACGTGACATTGTTACCAAACTCCTTTTATTAGAAAGCGATAAGCCAGGAGAAGAGATCAAATTTTACATCAACAGTCCGGGTGGAGTAGTAACCAGCGGTATGGTAATCTATGATACCATGCGTATGATCAGCTCGCCTGTAAGCACTATTTGTATGGGCCTTGCTGCGAGTATGGGCTCTATTATATTGAGTGCCGGCGTCAAAGGAAAACGTTCAATTTTCCCTCATGGCGAGGTAATGATACACCAGCCTAGTCTTGGCGGCTACTACCAGGGTACAAGTGCAGACCTTGAGATACAAGCTATTCAAACGCAGAAGACAAAAGAATTAGGCGCAAGGATACTGGCTGAAAATTGCGATAAATCGTTCGAACAGATCATGAAAGACTTTGACCGCGACTACTGGATGGATGCAAAAGAGGCCGTAGAATACGGTATAGCTGATAGTATATTAGAGAAACTGTAG
- a CDS encoding ClpP family protease has protein sequence MNFGNEFEKFAVKGRGISSATLHNFTQHQVTNLTPYIIEERPLNVASMDVFSRLMMDRIIFLGEGINDYVANIVTAQLLFLESTDRSRDIQMYINSPGGSVYAGLGIYDTMQFIGPDVSTICTGIAASMGAVLMCAGVKGKRTALKHARVMMHQPSGGIGGQASDILITVNEIKKIKQELYEIIAFHSDKDPEQVAKDSDRDFWMSAEEAKQYGLVDEVLLTNPRKQKKD, from the coding sequence ATGAATTTTGGAAATGAATTTGAAAAATTTGCTGTGAAAGGCCGCGGAATTAGCAGCGCCACACTGCATAATTTTACACAACACCAGGTAACCAACCTTACTCCTTACATCATAGAAGAAAGACCATTGAACGTAGCTAGCATGGATGTATTCAGCCGGCTAATGATGGATCGTATCATTTTCCTGGGCGAAGGCATCAATGATTATGTTGCCAACATTGTTACAGCCCAGCTTCTTTTCCTAGAAAGCACGGATCGCAGCCGCGACATCCAGATGTACATTAATAGCCCGGGTGGTAGCGTGTACGCAGGTTTGGGTATTTACGATACCATGCAATTCATTGGACCGGATGTATCAACCATTTGTACCGGGATTGCTGCCAGCATGGGTGCAGTATTGATGTGTGCCGGTGTAAAAGGTAAGCGTACTGCCCTAAAGCATGCACGTGTAATGATGCACCAGCCAAGTGGTGGCATTGGTGGACAAGCCAGCGACATCCTGATAACTGTGAATGAAATAAAGAAGATAAAGCAGGAACTATATGAGATCATTGCTTTTCATTCGGATAAAGATCCGGAGCAGGTAGCCAAAGACAGCGACCGCGATTTCTGGATGAGCGCCGAAGAAGCAAAACAATATGGCCTTGTTGATGAGGTATTGCTAACCAATCCTCGCAAGCAGAAGAAAGACTAA
- the tig gene encoding trigger factor — protein MATVSRENIGLLNDKITVTLSKEDYLPAFEQSLKKYAKTANIPGFRKGMVPTSMVKKMYGSSVFTDEVLRSVEKELNNYMTQEKLDIFAQPLPLDNDARQLDMNNPADYSFAFEVGLKPVIDINPSNISVVRHKVQVTDEMIDAEVERLQTRHGKMTEPEEVNSEDIVLNVTFVETDAEGNEIEGGINKGNSVLVKYFAEAFRSQVMGKKKDDSIQLTLNEAFDEKEREWIQSDLGLKDDATAGDKHFKLNISKVGLVEKAEMTEDFFTAAYPGRNVVNEDDLRKAVREDLQAHFDAQSRNQLHDQIYHALVDHTHIDFPEAFLKRWMEKGGEEPKTAEQAEQEYPSFANSLKWSLISQQLMQQHNVQVEPQEIKDFAKQQIMGYMGVQSLDEAPWLDSYADSMLKDQKFIENTYYQLQTTKIFGILEGQVNVQEDTVTPEQLAAMQHNHAH, from the coding sequence ATGGCTACTGTTTCAAGAGAAAACATAGGACTGCTGAACGACAAGATAACCGTTACACTTTCCAAAGAAGATTACTTGCCAGCCTTCGAGCAATCGCTGAAGAAGTACGCAAAAACTGCTAACATCCCTGGATTCAGAAAAGGAATGGTTCCTACCAGCATGGTTAAAAAGATGTACGGTAGCAGCGTGTTCACAGATGAAGTATTACGCTCTGTAGAAAAAGAACTGAACAACTATATGACACAGGAGAAGCTGGACATATTTGCCCAGCCGCTTCCTTTAGATAATGATGCACGCCAGCTGGATATGAACAATCCTGCTGATTATTCTTTTGCATTTGAAGTAGGTCTGAAGCCTGTTATCGATATCAACCCATCTAACATTTCTGTTGTCCGTCACAAGGTGCAGGTAACTGATGAGATGATTGATGCCGAAGTAGAGCGTCTTCAAACCCGTCATGGGAAAATGACTGAGCCTGAAGAAGTGAATAGCGAAGACATCGTGCTAAATGTAACTTTTGTAGAGACCGACGCAGAAGGAAATGAAATAGAAGGTGGCATCAACAAAGGCAACTCTGTTCTGGTAAAATATTTTGCTGAAGCCTTCCGCAGCCAGGTAATGGGCAAAAAGAAAGATGATTCAATCCAGCTTACGCTAAACGAAGCTTTTGATGAGAAAGAAAGAGAGTGGATACAGAGCGATCTTGGATTGAAAGATGATGCTACTGCCGGTGATAAACATTTCAAATTGAATATTTCAAAAGTAGGACTGGTAGAGAAGGCCGAAATGACAGAAGATTTCTTTACCGCTGCTTATCCTGGCAGAAATGTGGTGAACGAAGACGACCTGCGTAAAGCTGTTCGTGAAGACCTGCAGGCACATTTTGATGCGCAAAGCCGCAACCAACTACACGACCAGATATACCACGCGCTGGTAGACCATACACACATCGATTTTCCAGAAGCTTTCCTAAAGCGCTGGATGGAAAAAGGTGGCGAAGAGCCCAAGACTGCCGAACAGGCAGAGCAGGAGTATCCTTCTTTTGCCAATTCATTAAAGTGGTCGCTGATAAGCCAGCAGTTGATGCAACAGCACAATGTGCAGGTAGAGCCACAGGAAATAAAAGATTTTGCGAAGCAGCAGATCATGGGCTACATGGGCGTTCAAAGCCTGGACGAAGCACCATGGCTCGATAGCTATGCTGACAGCATGCTGAAGGATCAGAAGTTCATTGAGAACACTTACTACCAGCTACAGACCACCAAAATCTTTGGAATATTGGAAGGGCAGGTAAATGTACAGGAAGACACAGTGACGCCTGAGCAACTGGCAGCTATGCAGCATAATCATGCTCACTAA
- a CDS encoding DUF3817 domain-containing protein: MNLSTAIGRLRLTGIAEGISLLVLLFIAMPLKYLADMPLMVKWVGWAHGVLFIAFIAAAFFVYLQKKISFKMVAIAFVAAFLPFGTFWFDKQIKDVK; the protein is encoded by the coding sequence ATGAATTTATCTACAGCAATAGGAAGATTAAGATTAACAGGCATTGCAGAAGGCATTTCACTGCTGGTGCTGCTGTTTATAGCCATGCCGCTTAAATATCTGGCAGATATGCCTTTGATGGTGAAATGGGTGGGATGGGCGCACGGGGTGCTGTTCATCGCTTTTATTGCCGCAGCCTTCTTTGTGTACTTGCAAAAGAAGATCTCATTCAAGATGGTGGCTATAGCCTTTGTAGCTGCCTTTTTACCCTTTGGCACTTTCTGGTTCGATAAGCAGATAAAAGACGTGAAATAA